One stretch of Saccharopolyspora erythraea DNA includes these proteins:
- a CDS encoding sugar transferase, translating into MRTPLVLPGGIGARGAVRTPVLAPPPPRPAPASAHSTVWERWYRVAVVVSDLLATLLACGSGTVLAIAFGLSAGPRTAILAVLASSVVLCSLSGSWSPRILGEGPEEYRRVGRGVFAAGVALAVPGLAFPSWDVRLWVFGVLPLLAVLAVLQRYLLRRYLHRARGTGRCLLPVIAAGDPRTLRDLVERTRLQPHVGWRIEALCVPAATAGQVSEIEGIPVVGDVEGLAGHVRRGGYRVVAVTADQHWTPRRLQRLAWELEDTPAEMVVAPVLMEVAGPRLHVSSVLGMPLLRVSAPVFNGARRIIKSLADWVSALLLLVLLAPALLVIAAVVKATDGGPVVYRQRRIGRNGTTFTMLKFRSMVVDADAQLSRLRASNEADGPLFKLRRDPRVTRIGAVLRRYSLDELPQLFNVLTGQMSLVGPRPPLPEESDAYDSEVRRRLLVKPGLTGLWQVSGRSDLSWAESIRLDLRYVENWSLALDAVILWKTVRAVLKKQGAY; encoded by the coding sequence ATGCGGACGCCGCTGGTGCTGCCCGGCGGGATCGGTGCCCGGGGGGCCGTTCGAACGCCGGTGCTCGCCCCACCACCTCCGCGGCCGGCACCGGCGTCGGCCCACTCGACGGTGTGGGAGCGGTGGTACCGCGTCGCGGTGGTCGTCAGCGACCTGCTGGCCACCCTGCTCGCGTGCGGTTCCGGAACGGTGCTGGCCATCGCGTTCGGGCTGTCCGCGGGGCCGCGCACCGCGATCCTCGCGGTACTGGCGTCTTCGGTCGTGCTGTGCAGCCTGTCCGGTTCCTGGAGTCCGCGAATTCTCGGCGAGGGACCGGAGGAGTACCGGCGAGTCGGACGCGGAGTCTTCGCCGCGGGCGTCGCGCTCGCCGTGCCCGGACTGGCCTTCCCGTCCTGGGACGTGCGGCTGTGGGTCTTCGGGGTGCTGCCGCTGCTGGCGGTGCTCGCCGTGCTCCAGCGCTACCTCCTGCGCCGCTACCTGCACAGGGCGCGCGGCACCGGCCGGTGCCTGCTGCCGGTGATCGCAGCGGGAGACCCGCGGACCCTGCGCGACCTGGTCGAGCGGACCAGGCTGCAGCCGCACGTCGGCTGGCGCATCGAGGCGCTGTGCGTCCCGGCCGCGACGGCGGGGCAGGTCAGCGAGATCGAGGGCATCCCGGTGGTCGGCGACGTCGAAGGGCTCGCCGGCCACGTGCGGCGCGGCGGCTACCGGGTCGTCGCGGTCACCGCCGACCAGCACTGGACGCCGCGCCGCTTGCAGCGGCTGGCGTGGGAGCTGGAGGACACTCCGGCCGAGATGGTCGTCGCACCGGTGCTGATGGAGGTCGCCGGACCTCGGCTGCACGTCTCGTCGGTGTTGGGAATGCCGCTGCTGAGGGTCAGCGCTCCCGTGTTCAACGGTGCCCGCCGGATCATCAAGTCGCTCGCCGACTGGGTGAGCGCGTTGCTGCTGCTGGTGTTGCTCGCACCTGCGCTGCTGGTCATCGCCGCCGTGGTGAAGGCGACCGACGGCGGGCCGGTGGTCTACCGCCAGCGCCGCATCGGCCGCAACGGCACGACGTTCACCATGCTGAAGTTCCGCTCCATGGTGGTGGATGCCGACGCGCAGCTGTCGAGGCTCCGGGCGTCCAACGAGGCGGACGGACCGCTTTTCAAGCTGCGCCGCGATCCGCGGGTGACCAGGATCGGTGCGGTGCTGCGCCGCTATTCGCTCGACGAGCTGCCGCAGCTGTTCAACGTGCTGACCGGCCAGATGTCGTTGGTGGGCCCGCGACCGCCGCTGCCGGAGGAGTCCGACGCCTACGACTCCGAGGTGCGCAGGCGGTTGCTCGTCAAGCCCGGCCTCACCGGGCTGTGGCAGGTGAGCGGGCGCAGCGACCTCTCGTGGGCCGAGAGCATTCGGCTGGACCTGCGCTACGTGGAGAACTGGTCGCTCGCGCTCGACGCCGTCATCCTCTGGAAGACGGTGCGCGCGGTGCTCAAGAAGCAAGGCGCCTACTGA
- a CDS encoding YrhK family protein, with protein MTDPAASTPWVRRIGHGELLLRHRYEMASIINDILIAFWFIAGSLLFFSPLTTTAGVWMFLLGSIELAIRPSIRLIRHLHLRKVQKSITHESDQDF; from the coding sequence ATGACGGACCCAGCAGCCTCCACCCCGTGGGTGCGGCGTATCGGGCACGGCGAGTTGCTGCTGCGCCATCGCTACGAGATGGCCAGCATCATCAACGACATCCTCATCGCCTTCTGGTTCATCGCGGGCAGCCTGCTGTTCTTCAGCCCGCTCACCACGACCGCCGGGGTGTGGATGTTCCTGCTGGGCAGCATCGAGCTGGCGATCCGGCCTTCCATCCGCCTGATCCGGCACCTGCACCTGAGGAAGGTGCAGAAGAGCATCACGCACGAGTCCGACCAGGATTTCTGA
- a CDS encoding glycosyl hydrolase family 65 protein, with the protein MRTTRAVSVVGGALLVAAGAVVPVALTAAPAAETSGLCASDQGWELSTDRIDSDYTRHAFVGNGYLSQRVPPAGSGYAATGEKTGFPLETPRFDGAFVAGLYGEGPSSQSDQPRHAIAAIPTWSTVNVRVGDQAFGPNTPPEQISGFRQAVNLQCGVVRTSLTWTTPDGRATDLVYEVVADRAHPNVGAVRVRMTPRWDGAAEVSGTIDGAGARRLHPTGGRAEGDTVRVGFETDGVRATGTVASTLRADFAVDAEPVRQRVDGLDAEQRLGFAAQRGETYEFSKFVGVDTSVTTPDHTASAVRASREAADRGWDELFGEHAERWKRLWESDIRVPGRPDLQNSLRSSKYAILSSIRQDHGFSVPPAGLSSDNYAGLIFWDTELWMYPSLLLQHPDIARSVVDYREKMLGAARANAASVGQKGAFYPWTSADSGELGKDCHSWDPPHCLTQNHLQSDVALAAWQYFLATGDQRWLREHGWPVLRGIAEYWAGRVTANPDGSYSINNVAGPDEYSNGVNDGVFTNAGAAVSLRNATEAARLLGEQAPPEWTTIADRLRIPYDPRQQVFQQYDGYRGQKIKQADAVLLQYPLEWPMPPEAAAKTLDYYAPRTDPDGPAMTDSAHAIDAAATGEPGCTTNTYLNRSIRPFEKDPFAQFSEARGERAGEGAGAPTFNFLTGAGGYTQVFTHGLTGLRWRGDRVVLDPTLPPQLPGGVELTGLHWQGRTFDVRVGAHETQVLLRKGEPFTVEAPDGRHVVSRDAPLTLKTRRPDLVPTDNLARCKTASATSEEAGKYAEAAVDGNTATTWALDGAQGSATVDLGSPQRISGITPRWPETAPTGFRLLTSVDGREFTEAGQQIPGGRLARYVRVELTGPAGPEHTGLSELEVRG; encoded by the coding sequence ATGCGAACGACCCGTGCCGTCAGCGTCGTCGGCGGGGCATTACTCGTGGCGGCCGGCGCCGTGGTGCCCGTCGCGCTGACCGCGGCCCCCGCGGCGGAGACGTCCGGGCTCTGCGCGAGCGACCAGGGCTGGGAACTGTCCACCGACCGAATCGATTCCGACTACACCCGGCACGCGTTCGTCGGGAACGGTTACCTGTCGCAGCGGGTGCCGCCCGCCGGCAGCGGATACGCGGCGACCGGCGAGAAGACCGGGTTCCCGCTGGAGACCCCGCGCTTCGACGGCGCTTTCGTCGCCGGCCTCTACGGCGAGGGGCCGAGCTCGCAGAGCGACCAGCCGCGGCACGCCATCGCCGCGATCCCCACGTGGTCGACGGTGAACGTCCGGGTCGGCGACCAGGCGTTCGGTCCGAACACGCCGCCGGAGCAGATCTCGGGCTTCCGCCAGGCGGTCAACCTCCAGTGCGGCGTGGTGCGCACGTCGCTGACCTGGACCACACCCGACGGCCGGGCCACCGACCTGGTCTACGAGGTCGTCGCCGACCGCGCGCACCCCAACGTCGGCGCGGTGCGGGTGCGGATGACACCGCGCTGGGACGGCGCGGCGGAAGTCAGCGGCACCATCGACGGCGCGGGCGCGCGCCGGCTGCACCCGACCGGCGGGCGCGCCGAGGGCGACACGGTGCGCGTCGGGTTCGAGACCGACGGTGTCCGCGCGACCGGCACCGTCGCCTCGACGTTGCGGGCAGACTTCGCCGTCGACGCCGAGCCCGTGCGGCAGCGGGTCGACGGTCTCGACGCCGAGCAGCGGCTCGGCTTCGCCGCGCAGCGCGGTGAGACCTACGAGTTCAGCAAGTTCGTCGGGGTCGACACCTCGGTGACGACGCCGGACCACACGGCCTCGGCGGTGCGCGCCTCTCGCGAGGCCGCCGACCGGGGCTGGGACGAGCTGTTCGGCGAGCACGCCGAGCGGTGGAAGCGGTTGTGGGAGAGCGACATCCGCGTTCCCGGCAGACCCGACCTGCAGAACTCCCTGCGTTCCAGCAAGTACGCGATCCTGTCCAGCATCCGCCAGGACCACGGCTTCAGCGTCCCGCCCGCCGGCCTGAGCAGCGACAACTATGCCGGGCTGATCTTCTGGGACACCGAGCTGTGGATGTATCCCAGCCTGCTGCTCCAGCACCCGGACATCGCGCGCTCGGTCGTGGACTACCGGGAGAAGATGCTCGGGGCCGCGCGGGCCAACGCCGCCTCCGTGGGCCAGAAGGGCGCGTTCTACCCGTGGACCAGCGCCGACAGCGGTGAGCTGGGCAAGGACTGCCACAGCTGGGATCCGCCGCACTGCTTGACCCAGAACCACCTGCAGAGCGATGTCGCGCTCGCCGCCTGGCAGTACTTCCTGGCCACCGGTGACCAGCGCTGGCTGCGCGAGCACGGCTGGCCGGTGCTGCGCGGCATCGCCGAGTACTGGGCCGGACGCGTCACCGCCAACCCCGACGGCAGCTACTCGATCAACAACGTCGCCGGGCCGGACGAGTACAGCAACGGCGTCAACGACGGCGTGTTCACCAACGCCGGGGCGGCCGTGAGCCTGCGCAACGCGACCGAGGCCGCGAGGCTGCTCGGCGAGCAGGCTCCGCCGGAGTGGACGACCATCGCCGACCGGCTGCGCATCCCCTACGACCCGCGGCAGCAGGTCTTCCAGCAGTACGACGGCTACCGCGGGCAGAAGATCAAGCAGGCCGACGCCGTCCTCCTGCAGTACCCGCTGGAATGGCCGATGCCGCCGGAGGCGGCAGCCAAGACGCTGGACTACTACGCGCCGCGCACCGATCCCGACGGACCGGCGATGACCGACTCGGCGCACGCGATCGACGCCGCCGCCACCGGCGAGCCCGGGTGCACCACCAACACCTACCTGAACCGCTCGATCCGGCCCTTCGAGAAGGACCCGTTCGCGCAGTTCTCCGAGGCGCGCGGCGAGCGCGCCGGTGAGGGCGCCGGCGCGCCGACGTTCAACTTCCTCACCGGTGCCGGCGGCTACACCCAGGTCTTCACCCACGGCCTGACCGGGCTGCGGTGGCGCGGCGACCGGGTGGTGCTCGACCCGACGCTCCCGCCGCAGCTGCCCGGCGGCGTCGAGCTGACCGGGCTGCACTGGCAGGGCCGCACCTTCGACGTCCGCGTGGGCGCGCACGAGACGCAGGTGCTCCTGCGCAAGGGCGAGCCGTTCACCGTGGAGGCACCGGACGGGCGGCACGTGGTCAGCCGGGACGCCCCTCTGACTCTCAAGACGCGCAGGCCGGACCTGGTGCCGACCGACAACCTGGCGCGCTGCAAGACCGCGAGCGCGACCAGCGAGGAAGCCGGCAAGTACGCCGAGGCCGCCGTCGACGGCAACACCGCCACCACCTGGGCGCTGGACGGCGCGCAGGGTTCGGCGACGGTGGATCTCGGCTCGCCGCAGCGGATCTCCGGCATCACGCCGCGGTGGCCGGAGACCGCGCCTACCGGCTTCCGGCTGCTCACCTCCGTCGACGGCAGGGAGTTCACCGAGGCGGGACAGCAGATCCCCGGCGGCAGGCTCGCCCGCTACGTCCGGGTGGAGCTGACCGGACCGGCCGGGCCCGAGCACACCGGGCTCAGCGAGCTGGAAGTCCGCGGTTGA
- a CDS encoding DUF1972 domain-containing protein: MIGTRGVPARYGGFETCVEEVGRRLVERGHEVTVYCRKAGGEPPAAGSHLGMRLVHLPALRRKTLETLSHTALSALHALIDPADVAIVFNAANAPLLPLLRMRRTPAITHVDGLEWKRAKWGRVGSRYYRTAEALAVRWSDALIADAVGIQDYYSDRFRTDTDYIPYGAPVLGETGSDRLAELDLLPHRYHLVVARFEPENHVHVAVEGYLRSSARHPLVVVGSAPYADEYTARVTRLAAGKPSVRFLGGVWDQAQLDQLYANALTYIHGHSVGGTNPSLLRAMGAAAATSAFDVRFNREVLGSFGRFFTTAGDLAALCDDAEADPAATVRRGREQVASLNRYTWEGVTDDYERLALRVMRAGGREGAAAGPRGGGSAWKPWKARSVGAAVAATPPESEEVR, translated from the coding sequence ATGATCGGTACCCGTGGCGTGCCCGCGCGCTACGGGGGATTCGAGACCTGCGTCGAGGAGGTCGGCCGGCGGCTCGTGGAACGAGGCCACGAAGTCACCGTGTACTGCCGCAAGGCAGGCGGAGAGCCGCCCGCGGCGGGCAGCCACCTCGGGATGCGGCTGGTGCACCTGCCCGCGCTGCGGCGCAAGACCCTGGAAACCCTGAGCCACACGGCGCTTTCGGCGCTGCACGCGCTGATCGACCCCGCCGACGTCGCGATCGTGTTCAACGCGGCCAACGCGCCGCTGCTGCCGTTGCTGCGGATGCGGCGCACGCCGGCGATCACCCACGTCGACGGGCTGGAGTGGAAGCGGGCCAAGTGGGGCAGGGTCGGCTCCCGCTACTACCGGACCGCCGAAGCGCTCGCCGTGCGGTGGTCCGACGCGTTGATCGCCGACGCGGTCGGCATCCAGGACTACTACTCCGACCGGTTCCGCACCGACACCGACTACATCCCCTACGGCGCCCCGGTTCTCGGTGAGACCGGATCCGACCGGCTCGCCGAGCTCGACCTGCTCCCGCACCGGTACCACCTGGTCGTCGCGCGCTTCGAGCCGGAGAACCACGTGCACGTCGCGGTCGAGGGCTACCTGCGCAGCTCGGCGCGGCACCCGCTGGTCGTCGTCGGCTCGGCGCCCTACGCCGACGAGTACACCGCGCGCGTCACCAGGCTGGCCGCGGGGAAACCGAGCGTGCGGTTCCTGGGAGGGGTGTGGGACCAGGCGCAGCTCGACCAGCTCTACGCCAACGCCCTGACCTACATCCACGGGCATTCCGTCGGCGGCACGAACCCGTCGTTGCTGCGCGCGATGGGTGCGGCCGCCGCGACCTCGGCCTTCGACGTGCGTTTCAACCGCGAGGTCCTGGGTTCGTTCGGCCGGTTCTTCACCACCGCCGGCGACCTGGCCGCGCTGTGCGACGACGCCGAGGCCGACCCGGCGGCGACCGTGCGCCGCGGGCGGGAGCAGGTCGCGTCGCTCAACCGCTACACGTGGGAGGGCGTTACCGACGACTACGAGCGGCTGGCCCTGCGCGTCATGCGGGCGGGCGGCCGTGAGGGCGCGGCGGCCGGGCCGCGTGGTGGCGGATCCGCGTGGAAGCCGTGGAAGGCCAGGAGCGTGGGCGCGGCCGTGGCGGCCACCCCACCCGAGAGCGAGGAAGTGCGATGA
- a CDS encoding class I SAM-dependent methyltransferase yields the protein MSDASGYGASALSKDLPGERERLGSIQSSVDDFSTGVIRDLGLAPDWRCLELGAGAGSIAHWLARHCPEGYVEAVDNDVRYLDAGDAANLTITEADVTAEGFEPGRFDLVHARFLFCHLPERDELLARAVHWLRPGGWLVITDPYQLPADTSPFPVVERIMAAYKRNFERHGADLTWARGLPALLGSNGLGSIGFTGKPACMGNLDQDRWRPLISKVASAMVADGGIDRCDLEEFERLLAEPGFVDIPQFTLVAWGRAPQVA from the coding sequence GTGAGCGACGCATCCGGTTACGGCGCGAGCGCGCTGAGCAAGGACCTGCCGGGGGAGCGGGAGCGACTGGGCTCCATCCAGTCCAGTGTGGACGACTTCAGCACCGGGGTGATCCGCGACCTGGGGCTCGCGCCGGACTGGCGCTGCCTGGAGCTGGGCGCGGGCGCGGGCTCGATCGCGCACTGGCTGGCGCGCCACTGCCCGGAGGGCTACGTCGAGGCGGTCGACAACGATGTCCGCTACCTCGACGCGGGGGACGCGGCCAACCTCACCATCACCGAGGCCGACGTCACCGCGGAAGGCTTCGAACCGGGGCGCTTCGACCTCGTGCACGCCCGGTTCCTGTTCTGCCACCTGCCGGAACGCGACGAACTGCTCGCGCGGGCGGTGCACTGGCTCAGGCCCGGCGGCTGGCTGGTGATCACCGATCCCTACCAGCTGCCCGCCGACACCTCGCCGTTCCCGGTGGTCGAGCGGATCATGGCCGCCTACAAGCGCAACTTCGAGCGCCACGGCGCGGACCTGACGTGGGCGCGCGGCCTGCCCGCCCTGCTCGGCTCCAACGGGCTGGGGTCCATCGGGTTCACCGGCAAGCCCGCCTGCATGGGAAACCTGGACCAGGACCGCTGGCGGCCGCTGATCTCGAAGGTGGCATCCGCCATGGTCGCCGACGGCGGGATCGACCGTTGCGATCTCGAGGAGTTCGAGCGGCTGCTGGCCGAGCCCGGCTTCGTCGACATCCCGCAGTTCACCCTCGTGGCCTGGGGCCGAGCACCGCAAGTGGCCTGA
- a CDS encoding O-antigen ligase family protein: MSWSTARRRARTPRHDGDSAAHRWPAVCVLALIVASEYKFRLRANDESVSGSPDVFIVLEIAAYAVVAAYLFFRFRPTSRIRRADWLTCSAYAYAAVLVLSALYSPYRELALVRACQVVVVLALTRSIARHCPREAPHRVAHWFAVLVSGSVVFGVVVPFPRLPTQPDRFTWLHLHPVDAGQFLAIAVVLLSAYVLGHELPRPGPRWPMPVYLLLLGICAAGLVGSNTRGAALGAIVGVLAIAWTRWRGRRRIEVAAALSVGIVLAWLALGQQIESFFARGESAERLASLNSRTDLWAYAFDAFTERPLYGYGLTASQGMFLEEIGLGGGHNGLVNLLVDTGLLGAAVWLFLLGGIIVRAVRLRDVRPEPRMDRMIVLALIAGLIANSMFTEGLGAPSNVACVWLFLLAAWAGMAGRTQDEAPAENATTDRTETR; this comes from the coding sequence GTGAGCTGGAGCACCGCACGCCGCCGCGCGCGCACACCGCGCCACGACGGCGATTCCGCCGCACACCGCTGGCCCGCGGTCTGCGTGCTGGCGCTCATCGTCGCCAGCGAGTACAAGTTCCGGCTGCGCGCCAACGACGAGTCGGTCTCGGGCTCGCCCGACGTCTTCATCGTCCTGGAGATCGCGGCTTACGCGGTGGTCGCGGCCTACTTGTTCTTCCGATTCCGACCGACGTCGCGGATCCGGCGCGCGGACTGGCTGACCTGTTCGGCCTACGCCTACGCCGCCGTGCTGGTGCTCTCGGCGCTCTACTCGCCGTACCGGGAACTCGCCCTGGTGCGGGCGTGCCAGGTGGTCGTGGTGCTGGCACTGACCCGCTCGATCGCCCGGCACTGCCCGCGCGAGGCACCGCACCGCGTCGCGCACTGGTTCGCGGTGCTGGTGTCGGGTTCGGTGGTCTTCGGCGTCGTGGTGCCGTTCCCGCGCCTGCCCACCCAGCCCGACAGGTTCACCTGGCTGCACCTGCACCCGGTGGACGCAGGCCAGTTCCTGGCGATCGCGGTCGTGCTGCTGAGCGCCTACGTCCTCGGCCACGAGCTGCCGCGTCCGGGACCGCGCTGGCCGATGCCGGTCTACCTGCTGCTTCTCGGCATCTGCGCCGCGGGCCTGGTGGGCAGCAACACGCGCGGTGCGGCGCTCGGCGCCATCGTCGGCGTCCTGGCGATCGCCTGGACGCGGTGGCGGGGACGCAGGCGGATCGAGGTGGCCGCGGCGCTGTCGGTCGGGATCGTGCTGGCGTGGCTGGCGCTGGGGCAGCAGATCGAGTCCTTCTTCGCCCGCGGCGAGTCCGCGGAGCGACTGGCCTCGCTCAACTCCCGCACCGACCTGTGGGCCTACGCCTTCGACGCTTTCACCGAGCGCCCGCTCTACGGCTACGGCCTCACCGCTTCGCAAGGGATGTTCCTGGAGGAGATCGGCCTCGGCGGCGGGCACAACGGCCTGGTGAACCTGCTGGTGGACACCGGACTGCTCGGTGCGGCGGTGTGGCTGTTCCTGCTCGGCGGCATCATCGTCAGGGCGGTGCGGCTGCGCGACGTGCGTCCCGAGCCGCGGATGGACCGCATGATCGTGCTCGCGCTCATCGCCGGCCTGATCGCCAACTCGATGTTCACCGAGGGACTGGGGGCTCCCTCCAACGTCGCCTGCGTCTGGCTCTTCCTCCTCGCCGCATGGGCGGGCATGGCAGGCCGGACGCAGGACGAAGCACCCGCCGAGAACGCGACGACCGACCGAACGGAGACGCGGTGA
- a CDS encoding SDR family NAD(P)-dependent oxidoreductase → MKTIVITGGTDGMGRALAQTYLERGDQVVIVGRDERKGRDFLDTATGIGARERATFIAADLSLVGENQRLVDRIAADFPVIDALVLCARHYRATRLQTGEGHEYGFALFYLSRFVLSHGLLANLEKAESPVVVNFCGPGAGFGEIRWDDLELAGDYHGNTAMVQGGRLNDLLGVAFAAHHPGARTRYVLYGPGMVSTSFSGEYDAESAAHVAHAKANGRSVADGIAPAVALVDAPPSEPLSAFNAGAPVGLAGRSFDRSDAMRLHAMTSELLSAP, encoded by the coding sequence GTGAAGACCATCGTGATCACCGGCGGAACGGACGGCATGGGCCGCGCGCTGGCGCAGACCTACCTGGAGCGCGGCGACCAGGTCGTCATCGTCGGCCGCGACGAGCGCAAGGGCCGGGATTTCCTCGACACCGCGACCGGAATCGGCGCCCGGGAGCGGGCCACCTTCATCGCCGCCGACCTCAGCCTGGTCGGCGAGAACCAGCGGCTCGTCGATCGGATCGCGGCCGACTTCCCCGTCATCGACGCACTCGTGCTGTGCGCCCGGCACTACCGGGCGACGAGACTGCAGACCGGCGAGGGCCACGAGTACGGCTTCGCGCTGTTCTACCTGAGCCGGTTCGTGCTCAGCCACGGCCTGCTCGCGAACCTGGAGAAAGCCGAGTCGCCGGTCGTGGTCAACTTCTGCGGGCCGGGCGCCGGCTTCGGCGAGATCCGCTGGGACGACCTCGAACTGGCCGGCGACTACCACGGCAACACCGCGATGGTCCAGGGCGGCAGGCTCAACGACCTGCTCGGCGTGGCGTTCGCGGCGCACCACCCGGGCGCCCGGACCCGCTACGTGCTGTACGGGCCGGGCATGGTGTCGACCAGCTTCTCCGGCGAGTACGACGCGGAGTCGGCCGCGCACGTCGCCCACGCCAAGGCCAACGGCAGGTCCGTCGCCGACGGCATCGCTCCCGCGGTCGCCCTGGTCGACGCGCCGCCCTCCGAGCCGCTGAGCGCGTTCAACGCCGGCGCACCGGTCGGCCTGGCAGGCCGGTCGTTCGACCGGTCCGACGCGATGCGCCTGCACGCGATGACCTCGGAACTGCTGTCCGCCCCATGA
- a CDS encoding glycosyltransferase family 4 protein — protein MTLRTALMAHPSAELYGSDRVFLESVTALAESGWRVVVALPGDGPLAGAIREQDAEVVFCPTPVLRKSALRPSGFIRLLRDCARSVVPTLRLLRSTRADVVYVNTVTVPTWLLLARVTRHAVVAHVHEAEEGAPRAVRAALCAPLLAATTIVVNSEATAAATTRPLPRLQRRIRLVYNGVPGPGGEQNAPRAPHDPVRLVLVGRLSPRKGTDVAVRAVARLRAQGRAVALDLVGSVFTGYEWYQRELQDLVREHDLGDVVGFHGFQTDVWDSLRGADIALVPSRFEPFGNTSVEAQLAGTPVIVTDAQGLPETVAHGEFGAVVPAGDPDALADAISGALDDWEKTIRAAELAREHARERFAPQRYRREIAEIAAKP, from the coding sequence GTGACCCTGCGGACCGCTCTGATGGCCCATCCCTCGGCCGAGCTCTACGGCTCCGACCGGGTTTTCCTGGAGTCGGTGACCGCGCTGGCCGAGTCCGGCTGGCGCGTCGTGGTGGCGCTGCCCGGCGACGGCCCGCTCGCCGGAGCGATCCGGGAGCAGGACGCGGAAGTCGTGTTCTGCCCGACGCCCGTGCTGCGCAAATCAGCCCTGCGGCCCAGTGGATTCATCCGGCTGCTCCGGGACTGCGCGCGTTCGGTGGTACCCACCCTGCGCCTGTTGCGATCGACCCGCGCCGACGTCGTCTACGTGAACACGGTGACGGTGCCGACCTGGTTGCTGCTGGCGCGGGTGACCCGGCACGCGGTCGTCGCGCACGTCCACGAGGCGGAGGAAGGCGCGCCGCGCGCGGTCCGCGCCGCGCTCTGCGCGCCGCTGCTGGCGGCGACGACCATCGTGGTCAACAGCGAGGCCACCGCGGCCGCGACCACGCGGCCCCTCCCCCGCCTGCAACGGCGGATCCGCCTGGTCTACAACGGAGTTCCGGGACCCGGCGGTGAGCAGAACGCTCCGCGCGCCCCGCACGATCCGGTGCGCCTGGTACTCGTCGGCCGGCTGTCTCCCCGCAAGGGCACCGATGTCGCGGTCCGCGCCGTCGCTCGGCTGCGCGCGCAGGGACGGGCCGTCGCCCTCGACCTCGTCGGCTCGGTGTTCACCGGTTACGAGTGGTACCAGCGGGAACTCCAGGATCTGGTCCGCGAGCACGACCTCGGCGACGTCGTCGGCTTCCACGGCTTCCAGACCGACGTGTGGGACTCCTTGCGAGGGGCCGACATCGCGCTGGTGCCCTCTCGCTTCGAGCCGTTCGGCAACACCTCGGTGGAGGCGCAGCTCGCCGGGACGCCGGTGATCGTGACCGACGCGCAGGGCCTGCCCGAAACCGTGGCGCACGGCGAGTTCGGCGCGGTCGTGCCCGCAGGCGACCCCGACGCGCTCGCGGACGCCATCAGCGGTGCGCTCGACGACTGGGAGAAAACCATCCGCGCCGCCGAGCTGGCGCGCGAGCACGCGCGGGAACGCTTCGCCCCGCAGCGCTACCGCCGGGAGATCGCCGAGATCGCGGCAAAGCCCTGA